The Candidatus Pantoea soli genome window below encodes:
- the cysM gene encoding cysteine synthase CysM, with the protein MTTLENTIGNTPLIRLQRLTPDNGSEIWLKLEGNNPAGSVKDRAAWSMIHQAELRGDIQPGDRLIEATSGNTGIALAMIAAMKGYRLRLLMPENMSQERQDAMRAYGAELVLVSREQGMEGARDLAQAMAERGEGRVLDQFNNPDNPLGHYLTTGPEIWQQSHGRMTHFVSSMGTTGTISGVGRYLKEHAPQVRVIGLQPQEGSSIPGIRRWPAAYLPGIFRPELVDEVMDMAQQEAEETMRALARREGIFCGVSSGGAVAGALRIAAAQPGSIVVAIVCDRGDRYLSTGVYH; encoded by the coding sequence GTGACCACTCTGGAAAACACCATCGGCAATACGCCGCTGATCAGGTTGCAACGCCTGACGCCTGACAACGGCAGCGAAATCTGGCTTAAGCTGGAGGGCAACAACCCGGCGGGTTCAGTCAAAGACCGCGCGGCCTGGTCAATGATTCATCAGGCGGAATTACGCGGTGACATCCAGCCTGGCGATCGGCTGATTGAAGCCACCAGCGGCAACACCGGTATTGCGCTGGCAATGATTGCAGCGATGAAAGGCTACAGGCTGCGTCTGCTGATGCCGGAAAACATGAGCCAGGAACGCCAGGATGCTATGCGCGCCTACGGCGCAGAACTGGTGCTGGTATCGCGCGAGCAGGGCATGGAGGGCGCGCGCGATCTGGCGCAGGCGATGGCAGAGCGCGGCGAGGGCCGGGTGCTCGATCAGTTTAATAATCCGGATAATCCGCTTGGCCACTATCTGACAACCGGACCGGAAATCTGGCAGCAGAGCCACGGCCGCATGACCCATTTTGTCTCCAGCATGGGTACCACCGGCACCATCAGCGGCGTCGGGCGCTATCTGAAAGAGCATGCGCCACAGGTCCGGGTGATTGGCCTGCAGCCGCAGGAGGGCAGCAGCATCCCGGGCATCCGGCGCTGGCCCGCGGCCTATCTGCCCGGCATTTTCCGGCCTGAACTGGTGGATGAGGTGATGGATATGGCCCAGCAGGAAGCTGAAGAGACCATGCGCGCGCTGGCCCGGCGTGAAGGCATTTTCTGCGGCGTCAGCTCCGGCGGCGCCGTGGCCGGCGCACTGCGCATCGCAGCGGCACAACCCGGCAGCATCGTGGTGGCGATTGTCTGCGATCGCGGCGATCGTTACCTCTCTACCGGCGTGTACCACTGA
- the amiA gene encoding N-acetylmuramoyl-L-alanine amidase AmiA translates to MNTISLLKRLTNRRQLILSGLALAILSPRAVQAQETQVSSRPHATPPRPSASGKRIVMIDPGHGGIDSGAVGQEGAEEKHIVLEIAHTVRTLLQDHPKVEVRLTRDSDHFIPLYQRVEIAHQHGASLFMSIHADGYTSPEANGASVFALSNRGASSAMARYMSQRENDADKVGGVNVQEKDNYLNQILFDLVQTDTIRNSLTLGKHVLDQIRPVHHLHSQHTEQAAFAVLKSPSIPSVLVETSFITNPREEQLLGTRAFRQKIASAIADGIVNYFAEADRRQA, encoded by the coding sequence ATGAACACGATTTCACTGCTGAAACGGCTCACTAACCGCCGTCAGCTGATTCTTTCCGGGCTGGCACTGGCCATCCTCTCGCCGCGTGCCGTGCAGGCGCAGGAGACGCAGGTATCATCGCGCCCGCACGCGACACCGCCCCGCCCGTCGGCCAGCGGCAAACGTATCGTCATGATCGATCCCGGCCATGGCGGCATTGATTCCGGCGCAGTGGGTCAGGAAGGTGCCGAAGAGAAGCACATTGTGCTGGAGATCGCCCACACCGTACGTACGCTGCTGCAGGATCACCCGAAAGTGGAAGTGCGTCTGACGCGCGACAGCGACCATTTTATTCCACTCTACCAGCGCGTGGAGATTGCACATCAGCATGGTGCCAGCCTGTTTATGTCCATTCACGCCGACGGCTATACCAGTCCCGAGGCTAACGGGGCTTCAGTGTTTGCGCTGTCAAACCGCGGCGCCAGCAGCGCCATGGCGCGCTATATGTCGCAGCGTGAAAACGATGCGGATAAGGTGGGCGGCGTTAACGTGCAGGAGAAGGATAACTACCTGAACCAGATCCTGTTTGACCTGGTGCAGACGGATACCATCCGCAACAGCCTGACGCTGGGCAAGCATGTGCTGGATCAAATCCGTCCGGTGCACCATCTGCATAGCCAGCATACCGAGCAGGCCGCGTTTGCCGTACTAAAATCCCCGTCGATTCCTTCAGTGCTGGTTGAGACCTCCTTTATTACTAACCCGCGAGAGGAGCAGCTGCTCGGCACCCGCGCCTTCCGCCAGAAAATCGCCAGCGCCATTGCTGACGGCATCGTGAATTACTTTGCTGAGGCCGATCGGCGCCAGGCATAG
- a CDS encoding GNAT family acetyltransferase, with protein sequence MEIRSFRQEDFEEVITLWERCDLLRPWNDPELDIERKMNHDPELFLVAEVGGEVVGTLMGGYDGHRGSVYYLAVHPDYQGRGFANALMNRLEKKLIARGCPKINLMVREENDQVVAFYEKLDYEPVDSVLLGKRLIEDREY encoded by the coding sequence ATGGAAATTCGCTCATTCCGCCAGGAAGATTTTGAAGAAGTGATCACGCTCTGGGAGCGGTGCGATCTGTTACGTCCGTGGAACGATCCGGAACTGGATATTGAACGCAAAATGAACCACGACCCGGAACTGTTCCTGGTGGCGGAAGTGGGCGGCGAAGTGGTGGGCACGCTGATGGGGGGTTACGATGGCCATCGCGGTTCCGTTTACTACCTTGCCGTGCATCCTGATTATCAGGGGCGCGGTTTCGCCAATGCGCTGATGAACCGGCTGGAGAAAAAGCTGATTGCGCGCGGCTGCCCGAAAATCAATCTGATGGTGCGTGAAGAAAACGATCAGGTGGTCGCTTTTTATGAAAAGCTCGATTACGAGCCGGTGGATTCCGTGCTGCTCGGCAAGCGGCTGATCGAAGATCGCGAATACTGA
- the cysA gene encoding sulfate/thiosulfate ABC transporter ATP-binding protein CysA, whose protein sequence is MSIEIKHINKAFGRTPVLNDISLDIPSGKMVALLGPSGSGKTTLLRIIAGLEHQNSGQISFHGKDVSRIHARDRQVGFVFQHYALFRHMTVFDNIAFGLTVLPRRERPNRAEIQRRVTRLLEMVQLAHLANRYPAQLSGGQKQRVALARALAVEPQILLLDEPFGALDAQVRKELRRWLRQLHEELKFTSVFVTHDQEEAMEVADSVVVMSQGNIEQVGSPDDVWREPATRFVLEFLGEVNRFDGEVHGSQFHVAAHRWPLGYTPAHQGEVELFLRPWEVDVSRQSSLETPLPVQVLEISPRGHFWQLVVQPTGWHGEAFSVVYAGEHTAPARGERLFVGLQQARLYHGTTPLRPVAFAESA, encoded by the coding sequence ATGAGCATTGAGATTAAACACATTAATAAAGCATTCGGCCGGACGCCGGTGCTGAACGATATCTCTCTGGATATTCCTTCCGGCAAGATGGTGGCGCTGCTCGGACCTTCCGGCTCCGGTAAAACCACGCTGCTGCGCATCATCGCCGGACTGGAGCATCAGAACAGCGGGCAGATTTCGTTCCACGGTAAAGATGTCAGCCGCATCCATGCGCGTGACCGTCAGGTTGGCTTTGTGTTCCAGCATTATGCGCTGTTTCGCCACATGACGGTGTTCGACAACATCGCCTTTGGCCTGACGGTGCTGCCGCGCCGCGAGCGTCCGAACAGGGCCGAAATTCAGCGGCGCGTAACGCGTCTGCTGGAGATGGTGCAGCTGGCGCATCTGGCTAACCGCTATCCGGCCCAGCTCTCCGGCGGTCAGAAGCAGCGTGTAGCCCTGGCGCGCGCGCTGGCGGTAGAACCGCAGATTCTGCTGCTGGATGAACCCTTTGGCGCGCTGGATGCGCAGGTACGTAAAGAGCTGCGCCGCTGGCTGCGTCAGCTGCATGAAGAGCTGAAGTTCACCAGTGTCTTTGTCACGCACGACCAGGAAGAAGCGATGGAAGTGGCGGACAGCGTCGTGGTCATGAGCCAGGGGAACATTGAGCAGGTTGGCTCGCCGGACGACGTGTGGCGCGAGCCGGCCACGCGCTTTGTGCTGGAGTTCCTCGGCGAAGTTAACCGTTTCGACGGCGAGGTGCACGGTTCACAATTCCACGTTGCCGCTCACCGCTGGCCGCTGGGCTATACGCCAGCGCATCAGGGCGAGGTTGAGCTGTTCCTGCGTCCGTGGGAAGTGGATGTTTCACGCCAGAGCAGCCTTGAAACCCCGCTGCCGGTTCAGGTGCTGGAGATCAGCCCGCGCGGTCACTTCTGGCAGCTGGTGGTACAGCCGACGGGCTGGCATGGCGAGGCCTTTTCGGTGGTGTACGCCGGCGAACACACCGCCCCGGCGCGCGGCGAACGGCTGTTTGTCGGCCTGCAGCAGGCGCGTCTCTATCACGGCACCACGCCGCTGCGTCCGGTTGCCTTTGCCGAGAGCGCCTGA
- a CDS encoding sulfate ABC transporter substrate-binding protein, translating into MTLPVSKTWLGGIALSLAFATSAQATELLNSSYDVSRELFVALNAPFEQQWDAAHPGDKLTIKQSHAGSSKQALAILQGLRADVVTYNQVTDVQVLHDKGNLIAADWQSRLPNNSSPFYSTMAFLVRKGNPKQIHDWQDLARDGVRLIFPNPKTSGNGRYTYLAAWGAADKADGGDKAKTEAWMAQFLKNVEVFDTGGRGATTTFAERGLGDVLISFESEVNTIRNQYGKEDFEVIVPATNILAEFPVAWVDRNVAHNGTAEAAKAYLNYLYTPEAQKIMTQYYYRVNNPQLMAAQQARFPQTALFNVSDTFGGWDAVMKTHFVSGGELDKLLAAGRK; encoded by the coding sequence ATGACACTTCCGGTTTCGAAAACATGGCTTGGCGGTATCGCGCTGTCGCTGGCGTTCGCTACGTCGGCACAGGCAACGGAGCTGCTGAACAGCTCGTATGATGTGTCACGTGAGCTGTTTGTCGCCCTGAACGCACCGTTCGAGCAGCAGTGGGACGCCGCCCATCCGGGCGATAAACTCACCATTAAGCAATCGCATGCCGGTTCATCAAAACAGGCGCTGGCGATCCTGCAGGGATTGCGCGCGGACGTCGTGACGTACAATCAGGTGACCGATGTGCAGGTGCTGCATGATAAAGGCAACCTGATTGCGGCTGACTGGCAAAGCCGCCTGCCCAATAACAGCTCGCCGTTTTACTCCACCATGGCGTTCCTGGTGCGCAAAGGTAATCCAAAGCAGATCCACGACTGGCAGGATCTGGCTCGCGATGGCGTACGGCTGATTTTCCCGAATCCCAAAACCTCCGGCAACGGTCGCTATACCTATCTGGCGGCGTGGGGCGCAGCGGACAAAGCTGACGGCGGCGATAAAGCGAAAACGGAAGCCTGGATGGCGCAGTTCCTGAAAAACGTGGAGGTGTTTGACACCGGCGGCCGCGGCGCCACCACCACCTTCGCCGAGCGCGGGCTGGGCGATGTGCTGATCAGCTTTGAATCCGAAGTGAACACCATCCGTAATCAGTACGGCAAAGAGGACTTCGAGGTGATTGTGCCTGCCACCAATATTCTGGCCGAGTTCCCCGTCGCCTGGGTGGACAGGAATGTCGCGCACAACGGCACCGCTGAGGCAGCCAAAGCCTATCTGAATTACCTCTATACGCCGGAAGCGCAGAAGATCATGACGCAATACTACTATCGCGTGAATAACCCGCAGCTGATGGCCGCACAGCAGGCGCGTTTTCCGCAGACCGCGCTGTTTAACGTCAGCGACACCTTTGGCGGCTGGGATGCGGTCATGAAAACGCATTTTGTCAGCGGCGGTGAGCTGGACAAGCTGCTGGCAGCGGGGCGCAAATGA
- the cysT gene encoding sulfate/thiosulfate ABC transporter permease CysT has product MLASAQKRVLPGFGISLGTSLLFTCLILLLPISALLMQLSQMTLAQYWEVITNPQLVAAYKVTLLSAGVASLFNALFGMLMAWILTRYRFPGRTLLDGLMDLPFALPTAVAGLTLAGLFSVNGWYGQWLAHFDIKVSYTWLGIAVAMAFTSIPFVVRTVQPVLEELGPEYEEAAETLGATPWQSFRRVVLPEVAPALLAGTALSFTRSLGEFGAVIFIAGNIAWKTEVTSLMIFVRLQEFDYPAASAIASVILAASLLLLFAINTLQSRFGRRLGGH; this is encoded by the coding sequence ATGCTGGCCTCTGCACAGAAACGCGTGCTGCCCGGCTTTGGAATCAGCCTGGGCACCAGCCTGCTGTTTACCTGCCTGATTTTGCTGCTGCCGATCAGCGCGCTGCTGATGCAGCTGTCGCAGATGACGCTGGCGCAGTACTGGGAAGTCATCACCAACCCGCAGCTGGTCGCCGCCTATAAAGTGACGCTGCTGTCTGCCGGGGTGGCTTCGCTGTTTAATGCGCTGTTCGGCATGCTGATGGCGTGGATCCTTACCCGCTATCGCTTCCCGGGACGCACGCTGCTGGACGGCCTGATGGATCTGCCGTTTGCGCTGCCTACCGCCGTTGCCGGTCTGACGCTGGCCGGGCTGTTTTCCGTGAATGGCTGGTACGGTCAGTGGCTGGCGCACTTTGATATCAAAGTCTCTTATACCTGGCTGGGCATTGCAGTCGCTATGGCTTTTACCAGCATCCCGTTTGTGGTGCGTACCGTACAGCCGGTGCTGGAAGAGCTGGGGCCGGAATATGAAGAAGCCGCTGAGACGCTGGGCGCGACACCGTGGCAGAGTTTCCGCCGCGTAGTGCTGCCTGAAGTGGCGCCGGCGCTGCTGGCCGGTACGGCGCTGTCGTTTACCCGCAGCCTGGGCGAGTTTGGTGCGGTGATCTTTATCGCCGGTAACATTGCCTGGAAAACGGAAGTGACGTCGCTGATGATTTTTGTGCGTCTGCAGGAGTTTGACTATCCGGCCGCCAGCGCCATCGCCTCGGTGATCCTCGCCGCATCGCTGCTGCTGCTGTTTGCCATTAACACCCTGCAAAGCCGCTTTGGCCGTCGTTTAGGAGGCCACTGA
- a CDS encoding DUF2919 domain-containing protein yields the protein MHALKYPPEEYDAKGQLRLPFLFWLILLLQARTWLLLLMAGASRQQGSDLLALFYPDRQSFWLGLGLGVPAAAGLLLTGYRQRWPRLWQGWRYLLSASLLLSLLWQGAALWQGEQADSPLPVLLLLFDLLALTGLQRWQRLRDCFHPARQNI from the coding sequence GTGCACGCGCTGAAATACCCACCGGAAGAATACGATGCGAAAGGGCAGCTGCGGCTGCCGTTTCTTTTCTGGCTGATTCTGCTGCTGCAGGCGCGCACCTGGCTGCTGCTGCTGATGGCCGGGGCGTCACGCCAGCAGGGCAGCGATCTGCTGGCGCTGTTCTATCCCGACAGGCAGAGCTTCTGGCTTGGGCTTGGACTGGGCGTGCCGGCCGCCGCTGGCCTGCTGCTGACCGGCTATCGCCAGCGCTGGCCGCGTCTGTGGCAGGGCTGGCGCTACCTGCTCAGCGCCTCGCTGCTGCTGAGCCTGCTGTGGCAGGGCGCTGCGCTGTGGCAGGGTGAGCAGGCGGATTCGCCGCTGCCCGTGTTGCTGCTGCTGTTTGACCTGCTGGCGCTGACAGGCCTGCAACGCTGGCAGCGGCTGCGCGACTGCTTTCATCCCGCCCGGCAAAACATCTAA
- a CDS encoding RpoE-regulated lipoprotein, producing the protein MKVVRPALLVSALLLAGCASSGSSSSASAQESHWYNPLSYHWSALNPFSWFGGTLTVTEQGVAGLNGSTPMSESAISRALNNDYQLRQGMRTQNGQVEDFWQALDDGSVKLVISGKSSVERIEARDASAQSADGSKIGDRFSDKFSKAFDNCKMVAGLDTRDVECRAPGSEHIAYLYHGEWHGPAGLMPADETLKNWTISAIIWQR; encoded by the coding sequence ATGAAAGTTGTTCGTCCCGCCCTGCTGGTCAGTGCATTACTGCTGGCGGGCTGCGCCAGTTCAGGTTCTTCTTCTTCTGCCAGTGCGCAGGAGAGTCACTGGTATAACCCACTCAGCTATCACTGGTCTGCCCTTAACCCGTTCAGCTGGTTTGGTGGCACCCTGACCGTGACCGAGCAGGGCGTTGCCGGCCTGAACGGCAGCACGCCGATGTCGGAATCTGCCATCAGCCGTGCGCTGAATAATGACTATCAGCTGCGTCAGGGCATGCGCACGCAGAACGGCCAGGTGGAAGATTTCTGGCAGGCGCTGGATGACGGCAGCGTGAAGCTGGTCATCAGCGGTAAAAGCAGTGTGGAACGTATTGAGGCCAGGGATGCCAGCGCGCAAAGCGCCGATGGCAGCAAAATTGGCGACCGCTTCAGCGACAAATTCAGCAAGGCGTTTGATAACTGCAAAATGGTGGCGGGACTTGATACGCGCGATGTTGAATGCCGTGCGCCCGGCAGCGAGCATATCGCTTACCTTTACCACGGCGAATGGCACGGGCCAGCCGGGCTGATGCCGGCAGACGAAACGCTGAAAAACTGGACAATCAGCGCGATTATCTGGCAGCGCTAA
- the cysW gene encoding sulfate/thiosulfate ABC transporter permease CysW, which translates to MAEVSQINHAAHQPASKAKWLLIGIGALVSVLLLVVPMISIFWEALSQGIGQTFSNLQDGDMLHAIWMTVLVALITVPVNLVFGTLLAWLVTRFTFPGRQLLLTLFDIPFAVSPVVAGLMYLLFWGVNGPAGGWLDAHSIQIMFSWPGIVLATIFVTCPFVVRELVPVMLSQGSNEDEAAVLLGASGWQMFRRVTLPNIRWALLYGVVLTNARAIGEFGAVSVVSGSIRGETYTLPLQVELLHQDYNTVGAFTAAALLTLMAIVTLFLKSVVQWRLEHQLKRQQEENHEH; encoded by the coding sequence ATGGCCGAGGTTTCACAGATCAACCACGCGGCGCATCAGCCGGCAAGCAAGGCCAAATGGCTGCTGATTGGTATCGGCGCGCTGGTGTCGGTGCTGCTGCTGGTGGTGCCGATGATTTCTATTTTCTGGGAGGCGCTCAGCCAGGGCATCGGCCAGACCTTCAGTAACCTGCAGGATGGCGACATGCTGCACGCTATCTGGATGACGGTGCTGGTCGCGCTGATCACCGTGCCGGTCAACCTGGTGTTTGGCACGCTGCTGGCCTGGCTGGTGACGCGCTTTACCTTCCCCGGTCGCCAGCTGCTGCTGACGCTGTTTGATATTCCGTTTGCGGTCTCGCCGGTGGTGGCAGGGCTGATGTATCTGCTGTTCTGGGGCGTCAATGGTCCGGCCGGTGGCTGGCTGGACGCCCACAGCATCCAGATTATGTTCTCCTGGCCGGGGATCGTGCTGGCGACCATTTTCGTCACCTGTCCGTTTGTGGTGCGTGAGCTGGTGCCGGTGATGCTGAGCCAGGGCAGTAATGAAGATGAAGCCGCCGTTCTGCTGGGCGCGTCCGGCTGGCAGATGTTCCGCCGTGTGACGCTGCCGAACATTCGCTGGGCGCTGCTGTACGGCGTGGTGCTGACCAACGCACGCGCGATTGGCGAATTTGGCGCGGTGTCAGTGGTATCGGGTTCGATTCGCGGTGAGACCTACACCTTACCGCTGCAGGTTGAATTACTGCATCAGGATTACAACACCGTAGGCGCGTTTACCGCTGCCGCGCTGCTGACCCTGATGGCAATTGTGACGCTGTTTCTGAAAAGCGTGGTGCAGTGGCGATTAGAGCATCAGCTGAAGCGCCAACAGGAGGAAAATCATGAGCATTGA
- the maeB gene encoding NADP-dependent oxaloacetate-decarboxylating malate dehydrogenase gives MDDQLRQSALNFHQFPTPGKIQVSPTKPLATQRDLALAYSPGVAAPCLEIAADPLAAHKYTARGNLVAVISNGTAVLGLGNIGALAGKPVMEGKGVLFKKFAGIDVFDLEINEQDPDKLIEVIAALEPTFGGINLEDIKAPECFYIEQQLRQRMQIPVFHDDQHGTAIICTAAVLNGLQIVQKAIGDVRLVVSGAGASAIACLNLLVALGLQRHNIVVCDSKGVIYRDREANMTPTKAAYAVADSGARTLDEVIAGADIFLGCSGPKALTPEMVQKMAKNPLILALANPEPEILPPLAKQVRPDAIICTGRSDFPNQVNNVLCFPFIFRGALDVGATAINEEMKLAAVHAIAALAQAEQSDVVASAYDDQDLRFGPEYLIPKPFDPRLIVQIAPAVAKAAMDSGVATRPITDFDAYREQLTEFVYKTNLFMKPIFSQARKAPKRVVLAEGEEVRVLHATQELVSLGLARPILIGRPHVIAMRLQQQGLKIEAGQDFEIVNNESDPRFKAYWNEYYQMMKRRGVTPETAQRAVIGNPTLIGAIMVHRGEADALICGTIGDYREHYEVVEKVFGFRDDVNVAGTMNALLLPNGNTFIADTYVNEDPSAQQLADITLLAAETVRRFGIEPRVALLSHSSFGTSAAPGARKMREALALIQQRAPELEIDGEMHGDAALVESIRRELMPDSPLKGSANLLIMPNVEAARISYNLLRVSCSEGVTVGPVLMGMRKPVHVLTRIASVRRIVNMVALAVVEAQTEPL, from the coding sequence ATGGACGATCAACTCAGGCAGAGCGCGCTCAATTTTCATCAGTTCCCCACCCCCGGAAAAATACAGGTTTCTCCAACCAAACCGCTGGCGACACAGCGCGACCTGGCGCTGGCTTACTCACCTGGCGTCGCTGCGCCCTGTCTGGAGATTGCCGCCGATCCGCTCGCTGCGCATAAGTACACCGCGCGCGGCAATCTGGTGGCGGTGATCTCCAACGGCACCGCCGTCCTGGGGCTGGGCAACATTGGTGCGCTGGCGGGCAAACCGGTGATGGAGGGCAAAGGCGTTCTGTTTAAAAAATTTGCCGGGATTGATGTGTTTGATCTCGAAATCAACGAACAGGACCCGGATAAACTGATTGAGGTGATCGCCGCGCTGGAACCGACCTTTGGCGGCATCAATCTGGAGGATATCAAAGCGCCGGAGTGTTTCTACATTGAGCAGCAGCTGCGGCAGCGCATGCAGATCCCGGTGTTTCATGACGATCAGCACGGTACGGCAATCATCTGTACCGCCGCCGTGCTGAACGGCCTGCAGATTGTGCAAAAAGCCATTGGCGATGTGCGGCTGGTGGTGTCGGGGGCCGGAGCATCCGCCATTGCCTGCCTGAACCTGCTGGTGGCGCTGGGCCTGCAGCGGCACAATATTGTGGTGTGTGACTCCAAAGGGGTGATTTACCGCGATCGCGAAGCAAACATGACGCCGACCAAGGCGGCCTATGCGGTTGCCGACAGCGGTGCGCGCACGCTGGATGAAGTGATCGCCGGCGCGGATATCTTCCTCGGCTGCTCCGGCCCGAAGGCGCTGACGCCGGAGATGGTGCAGAAGATGGCGAAAAATCCGCTGATCCTCGCGCTGGCCAATCCTGAGCCGGAGATCCTGCCGCCGCTGGCGAAGCAGGTGCGACCGGATGCGATCATCTGCACCGGACGATCGGATTTTCCCAATCAGGTGAACAACGTGCTGTGCTTTCCGTTTATTTTTCGCGGTGCGCTGGATGTCGGAGCCACCGCCATCAATGAGGAGATGAAGCTGGCAGCCGTGCATGCCATCGCCGCGCTGGCGCAGGCGGAGCAGAGTGATGTGGTGGCCTCAGCGTATGACGATCAGGATCTGCGCTTTGGCCCGGAGTACCTGATCCCCAAGCCGTTTGATCCGCGGCTGATTGTGCAGATCGCGCCGGCGGTGGCCAAAGCTGCAATGGATTCCGGCGTCGCCACGCGGCCCATCACCGATTTCGATGCCTATCGCGAGCAGCTCACCGAGTTCGTCTACAAAACCAACCTGTTTATGAAGCCGATCTTCTCGCAGGCGCGTAAAGCACCGAAACGCGTGGTGCTGGCGGAAGGGGAAGAGGTGCGCGTGCTGCACGCCACGCAGGAGCTGGTATCGCTCGGGCTGGCCAGACCGATTCTGATCGGGCGACCGCATGTCATCGCTATGCGTCTGCAGCAGCAGGGGCTGAAAATTGAAGCCGGCCAGGATTTTGAGATCGTGAATAACGAATCCGATCCGCGCTTTAAAGCCTACTGGAACGAGTACTATCAGATGATGAAACGCCGTGGCGTGACGCCGGAAACGGCGCAGCGTGCGGTGATCGGCAACCCGACGCTGATCGGGGCGATCATGGTGCATCGCGGCGAGGCGGATGCCCTGATTTGCGGCACCATCGGCGACTATCGCGAACATTATGAGGTGGTGGAAAAGGTGTTTGGCTTCCGCGATGACGTGAACGTTGCCGGAACCATGAATGCGCTGCTGCTGCCAAACGGCAACACCTTTATCGCCGACACCTATGTGAATGAAGATCCCAGCGCGCAGCAGCTGGCGGATATTACGCTGCTGGCGGCGGAAACGGTACGGCGCTTCGGTATTGAACCGCGCGTCGCGCTGCTGTCGCACTCCAGCTTTGGGACGTCCGCCGCGCCCGGCGCACGCAAGATGCGGGAGGCGCTGGCGCTGATTCAGCAGCGGGCACCGGAACTGGAGATCGATGGGGAGATGCACGGTGACGCCGCGCTGGTGGAGAGCATCCGGCGCGAACTGATGCCGGACAGCCCGCTGAAGGGCTCGGCAAATCTGCTGATTATGCCCAATGTCGAGGCGGCGCGCATCAGCTATAACCTGCTGCGGGTGTCCTGTTCGGAGGGGGTGACCGTCGGACCGGTGCTGATGGGCATGCGCAAGCCGGTACACGTGCTGACACGCATTGCTTCCGTGCGGCGTATTGTCAACATGGTGGCGCTGGCGGTGGTGGAAGCGCAGACGGAGCCGCTTTAG
- the hemF gene encoding oxygen-dependent coproporphyrinogen oxidase, with amino-acid sequence MSNPDISRVKAFLLTLQDDICARLAAADGGATFAEDDWQRPGGGGGGRSRVLRHGAVFEQAGVNFSHVHGDQMPASATAHRPELAGRSFEAMGVSLVVHPENPYVPTSHANVRFFIAEKPGAEPVWWFGGGFDLTPYYGFEEDARHWHQTAFDLCQPFGSDVYPRYKTWCDNYFHLKHRNEQRGIGGLFYDDLNTPDFDHCFAFMQAVGNGFSAAYLPIVEKRKALPWGERERQFQLYRRGRYVEFNLVWDRGTLFGLQTGGRTESILMSMPPLVRWEYDYQPEAGSPEAALYRDFLPVKDWLGLAP; translated from the coding sequence ATGAGCAATCCCGACATTTCACGCGTCAAGGCGTTTCTGCTCACGCTGCAGGATGATATCTGTGCCCGTCTGGCGGCGGCGGACGGCGGCGCCACCTTTGCTGAAGATGACTGGCAGCGCCCCGGCGGCGGCGGCGGCGGACGCAGCCGCGTGCTGCGTCACGGCGCGGTATTTGAGCAGGCAGGCGTAAACTTTTCCCACGTGCACGGCGACCAGATGCCGGCCTCCGCAACCGCACATCGTCCGGAGCTGGCCGGCCGCAGTTTTGAGGCCATGGGCGTCTCGCTGGTGGTTCATCCGGAAAACCCCTACGTACCCACCAGTCACGCCAACGTGCGTTTTTTCATTGCTGAAAAACCCGGCGCAGAACCGGTATGGTGGTTCGGCGGTGGCTTCGATCTCACGCCCTATTACGGCTTTGAAGAGGACGCGCGGCACTGGCATCAGACGGCTTTCGACCTGTGCCAGCCGTTTGGTAGCGATGTCTATCCGCGCTACAAAACCTGGTGCGACAATTACTTTCATCTGAAGCACCGCAACGAGCAGCGCGGCATCGGCGGGCTGTTTTATGATGACCTGAACACGCCGGATTTTGACCACTGCTTTGCCTTTATGCAGGCGGTGGGTAACGGCTTCAGCGCAGCGTATCTGCCGATTGTGGAGAAGCGCAAAGCACTGCCGTGGGGCGAACGCGAGCGGCAGTTCCAGCTGTATCGCCGCGGCCGCTACGTGGAGTTCAATCTGGTCTGGGATCGCGGCACGCTGTTTGGCCTGCAGACCGGCGGTCGCACCGAGTCAATTTTAATGTCAATGCCGCCGCTGGTGCGCTGGGAATATGATTACCAGCCAGAAGCCGGTTCGCCCGAAGCAGCGCTGTACCGTGACTTCCTGCCGGTCAAAGACTGGCTGGGTCTGGCGCCCTGA